One Echeneis naucrates chromosome 1, fEcheNa1.1, whole genome shotgun sequence DNA segment encodes these proteins:
- the LOC115043417 gene encoding transcription factor AP-4-like has product MEYFVMPTEKISSLQQFKKTEKDVIGGLCSLANIPLSPETAQDQERRIRREIANSNERRRMQSINAGFQSLKTLLPHTDGEKLSKAAILQQTADYIFTLEQEKTQLLAQNNQLKRFIQEFSGSSPKRRRAEEKDEGIGSPDTLEEEKVEELRREMLELRQQLDKERSARMQLEEQVRSLDTQLHPERLKVITQQVEEEQALLQSQTLLRLQQIHATDRQTNSPQVLAPAPTHHPTVIVPAPTLTQHPHHHVTVVTMSPSVHTSTVSTSRQNLDTIVQAIQHIERTQERRASAEEEQRRAVIVSPAHIAMDTACSDTDTDTEGEDCLMK; this is encoded by the exons ATGGAATATTTCGTGATGCCGACAGAGAAGATATCGTCCTTACAGCAGTTCAAGAAGACGGAGAAGGATGTTATCGGGGGTCTGTGCAG CCTGGCCAACATCCCTCTCAGCCCGGAGACGGCCCAGGACCAGGAGAGACGAATCCGCCGTGAGATCGCCAACAGCAACGAGCGCCGCCGCATGCAGAGCATCAATGCAGGCTTTCAGTCCCTCAAAACACTCTTGCCccacacagatggagagaaactCAGCAAG GCGGCCATCCTGCAGCAGACAGCGGACTATATCTTCACTTTGGAGCAGGAAAAGACTCAACTTCTGGCACAAAATAACCAGCTCAAACGCTTCATCCAG GAGTTCAGTGGTTCATCACCGAAGAGGAGGCGAGCGGAAGAAAAGGACGAAGGGATCGGGTCTCCTGACACGCTAGAGGAGGAGAAGGttgaggagctgaggagggagaTGTTGGAGCTACGTCAGCAACTGGACAAGGAACGCTCAGCCCGCATGCAGCTGGAAGAGCAG GTGCGCTCTCTGGACACCCAGCTGCACCCAGAGCGTCTTAAGGTGATCAcccagcaggtggaggaggagcaggcgCTCCTCCAGAGCCAGACACTGTTACGGCTGCAGCAGATCCATGccactgacagacaaacaaacagtccGCAG GTTCTTGCTCCTGCCCCAACCCATCACCCCACGGTCATCGTCCCAGCTCCAACACTAACCCAGCACCCCCACCATCACGTCACAGTGGTGACCATGAGCCCGTCTGTCCACACCAGCACTGTGTCCACATCAAGACAGAACCTGGACACCATTGTGCAg GCCATCCAGCACATCGAACGCACTCAAGAGAGGAGAGCCAGTgcagaagaggagcagagacGAGCTGTTATTGTTAGCCCCGCCCACATTGCAATGGATACGGCCTGCTCGGACACAGACACcgacacagagggagaggactgCTTAATGAAATGA